A single Phragmites australis chromosome 4, lpPhrAust1.1, whole genome shotgun sequence DNA region contains:
- the LOC133914975 gene encoding uncharacterized protein LOC133914975 isoform X1 — MAATPPSKPEALPTYLGVSFALFLATLPGGASSGARYVASLQSRGRLLASRLLAAEDQLRQLRARRREDTRANARAAEIFAGHRAAWMEAERRLLARAAAAGDEAAALRARAERLEREAAERDDLLNALLAATRPDAHADLRGGEEEQVPYAREVEQDPLGPAELCGAETTDAEVLAAAAALYTQQRQKHEDFGDEFYTAATTASGMPPWMERSKGWQVRRQKDLKYDTVESMYNTKHAVPRRESPWKVDVESSGVPAKLRLLEQELVNLEKVVNGDLSKIPLVMRKQVKRYQTLAGKIDDLCKRMQTSDPCDSTLSSEFRTQRQTEFLLEAFHLQHRATETRQKLSTLQAETAKGSFGDELTAETKMCTRRALSSIRNNFKEIQRSLEIWLARILGDLEGMLARDGASRMREYFLSPYASAVR; from the exons ATGGCCGCCACGCCGCCGTCCAAGCCCGAGGCCCTGCCCACCTACCTCGGCGTCAGCTTCGCGCTCTTCCTCGCCACCCTCCCGGGCGGCGCCTCCTCCGGCGCGCGCTACGTTGCGTCGCTGCAGTCGCGCGGGCGCCTGCTGGCGTCGCGCCTGCTCGCCGCCGAGGACCAGCTCCGCCAGCTGCGCGCGCGCCGCCGCGAGGACACCCGGGCCAACGCCCGCGCCGCCGAGATCTTCGCGGGCCACCGCGCCGCCTGGATGGAGGCCGAGCGCCGCCTCCTCGCGCGCGCTGCGGCGGCCGGAGACGAGGCCGCCGCGCTGCGGGCCCGCGCGGAGCGGCTCGAGCGCGAGGCCGCCGAGCGCGACGACCTGCTCAACGCGCTCCTCGCGGCTACGCGCCCCGACGCCCACGCCGACCttcgcggcggcgaggaggaacaAGTACCCTACGCGCGGGAGGTGGAGCAGGACCCGTTGGGTCCAGCCGAGCTGTGTGGTGCTGAGACGACCGACGCTGAGGTCCTGGCTGCGGCCGCGGCTCTATACACTCAGCAGCGGCAGAAGCACGAGGATTTCGGCGACGAGTTCTAcacggcggcgacgacggcgtcGGGAATGCCGCCTTGGATGGAGCGATCAAAAGGGTGGCAGGTGAGACGACAAAAG GACCTGAAGTATGATACAGTTGAGTCAATGTACAACACAAAGCATGCGGTACCACG GAGAGAATCACCCTGGAAGGTAGACGTAGAATCATCAGGAGTTCCTGCAAAGCTTAGGTTGCTTGAGCAGGAATTAGTTAACCTGGAAAAGGTTGTGAATGGAGATTTATCCAAGATCCCATTGGTGATGAGAAAACAAGTGAAAAGATACCAAACTCTCGCTGGGAAAATTGACGATCTTTGCAAACGAATG CAAACAAGTGACCCATGTGATTCAACACTTAGCTCAGAGTTCAGAACACAGCGGCAAACAGAATTCTTGCTGGAAGCATTCCACCTTCAGCACCGAGCAACTGAAACAAGGCAGAAGCTCAGCACACTGCAAGCAGAGACAGCAAAAGGCAGCTTTGGTGATGAGCTAACAGCAGAAACCAAAATGTGCACGAGAAGAGCTCTAAGTTCGATTAGAAACAACTTCAAGGAAATCCAGCGAAGTCTGGAGATTTGGTTGGCAAGAATTTTGGGAGACCTTGAGGGCATGCTAGCAAGGGACGGGGCCTCACGCATGAGGGAGTATTTTCTGTCTCCGTATGCTTCTGCTGTTCGATGA
- the LOC133914975 gene encoding uncharacterized protein LOC133914975 isoform X2, with product MAATPPSKPEALPTYLGVSFALFLATLPGGASSGARYVASLQSRGRLLASRLLAAEDQLRQLRARRREDTRANARAAEIFAGHRAAWMEAERRLLARAAAAGDEAAALRARAERLEREAAERDDLLNALLAATRPDAHADLRGGEEEQVPYAREVEQDPLGPAELCGAETTDAEVLAAAAALYTQQRQKHEDFGDEFYTAATTASGMPPWMERSKGWQDLKYDTVESMYNTKHAVPRRESPWKVDVESSGVPAKLRLLEQELVNLEKVVNGDLSKIPLVMRKQVKRYQTLAGKIDDLCKRMQTSDPCDSTLSSEFRTQRQTEFLLEAFHLQHRATETRQKLSTLQAETAKGSFGDELTAETKMCTRRALSSIRNNFKEIQRSLEIWLARILGDLEGMLARDGASRMREYFLSPYASAVR from the exons ATGGCCGCCACGCCGCCGTCCAAGCCCGAGGCCCTGCCCACCTACCTCGGCGTCAGCTTCGCGCTCTTCCTCGCCACCCTCCCGGGCGGCGCCTCCTCCGGCGCGCGCTACGTTGCGTCGCTGCAGTCGCGCGGGCGCCTGCTGGCGTCGCGCCTGCTCGCCGCCGAGGACCAGCTCCGCCAGCTGCGCGCGCGCCGCCGCGAGGACACCCGGGCCAACGCCCGCGCCGCCGAGATCTTCGCGGGCCACCGCGCCGCCTGGATGGAGGCCGAGCGCCGCCTCCTCGCGCGCGCTGCGGCGGCCGGAGACGAGGCCGCCGCGCTGCGGGCCCGCGCGGAGCGGCTCGAGCGCGAGGCCGCCGAGCGCGACGACCTGCTCAACGCGCTCCTCGCGGCTACGCGCCCCGACGCCCACGCCGACCttcgcggcggcgaggaggaacaAGTACCCTACGCGCGGGAGGTGGAGCAGGACCCGTTGGGTCCAGCCGAGCTGTGTGGTGCTGAGACGACCGACGCTGAGGTCCTGGCTGCGGCCGCGGCTCTATACACTCAGCAGCGGCAGAAGCACGAGGATTTCGGCGACGAGTTCTAcacggcggcgacgacggcgtcGGGAATGCCGCCTTGGATGGAGCGATCAAAAGGGTGGCAG GACCTGAAGTATGATACAGTTGAGTCAATGTACAACACAAAGCATGCGGTACCACG GAGAGAATCACCCTGGAAGGTAGACGTAGAATCATCAGGAGTTCCTGCAAAGCTTAGGTTGCTTGAGCAGGAATTAGTTAACCTGGAAAAGGTTGTGAATGGAGATTTATCCAAGATCCCATTGGTGATGAGAAAACAAGTGAAAAGATACCAAACTCTCGCTGGGAAAATTGACGATCTTTGCAAACGAATG CAAACAAGTGACCCATGTGATTCAACACTTAGCTCAGAGTTCAGAACACAGCGGCAAACAGAATTCTTGCTGGAAGCATTCCACCTTCAGCACCGAGCAACTGAAACAAGGCAGAAGCTCAGCACACTGCAAGCAGAGACAGCAAAAGGCAGCTTTGGTGATGAGCTAACAGCAGAAACCAAAATGTGCACGAGAAGAGCTCTAAGTTCGATTAGAAACAACTTCAAGGAAATCCAGCGAAGTCTGGAGATTTGGTTGGCAAGAATTTTGGGAGACCTTGAGGGCATGCTAGCAAGGGACGGGGCCTCACGCATGAGGGAGTATTTTCTGTCTCCGTATGCTTCTGCTGTTCGATGA
- the LOC133914976 gene encoding protein Brevis radix-like 4, producing the protein MLACIACVKEEGGGREDGGGDTPTCRDPVKSLTSQLKDMVLKLSGTHRQGAHHRRGGSPPPRGRATSLYRSGYYRPGVVQDDMAVPPATYLGGGASSASSTPAWDLAGRAEGEAREWVAQVEPGVQITFVSLPGGAGNDLKRIRFSREMYDKLQAQKWWGENNERIMELYNVRRLSRQVLPTAPRSDDGERESFYSQSQVGSAIGSPSPAPLTPDSISWGAFARPAPQPGGGGAARQHSFRPLSPPPPSSSNPSERAWHQQQRQQQRQNGAAGKSPAASDASAGDAARTTTASRDDVSISNASELEVTEWIMQDQPGVYITVRELADGSRELRRVRFSRERFAELNAKLWWEENKERIQAQYL; encoded by the exons CTGAAGGACATGGTTCTGAAGCTGTCCGGCACGCACCGGCAGGGCGCACACCACAGGCGCGGCGGCTCGCCGCCCCCGAGGGGACGGGCCACCTCCCTCTACCGCAGCGGCTACTACCGGCCGGGCGTGGTGCAGGACGACATGGCGGTGCCGCCGGCGACGTACCTGGGCGGCGGCGCATCGAGCGCGAGCTCCACCCCTGCGTGGGACCTGGCAGGCCGCGCGGAGGGCGAGGCGAGGGAGTGGGTGGCGCAGGTCGAGCCGGGCGTGCAGATCACCTTCGTCTCCCTCCCCGGCGGCGCCGGCAACGACCTCAAACGCATCCGTTTCAG CCGTGAGATGTACGACAAGTTGCAAGCGCAGAAGTGGTGGGGCGAGAACAACGAGCGGATCATGGAGCTCTACAACGTGCGGCGCCTCAGCCGGCAGGTGCTCCCCACCGCGCCGCGCTCCGACGACGGCGAG AGGGAATCGTTTTACTCTCAATCCCAGGTGGGCTCGGCGATCGGGAGCCCGTCGCCGGCTCCCCTCACTCCGGACAGCATCAGCTGGGGCGCTTTCGCGCGGCCGGCTCCCCAgcccggcggtggcggcgcagcGCGGCAGCACAGCTTCCGCCcgctgtcgccgccgccgccgtcgtcgtccaACCCTTCCGAGCGGGCCTGGCaccagcagcagcggcagcagcaacGCCAGAACGGAGCAGCCGGCAAGAGCCCCGCGGCCTCCGACGCCAGCGCCGGTGACGCCGCGAGGACGACCACCGCGTCGCGGGACGACGTGTCCATCAGCAACGCCAGCGAGCTGGAGGTGACGGAGTGGATCATGCAGGACCAGCCCGGCGTGTACATCACCGTCAGGGAGCTCGCCGACGGCAGCAGGGAGCTGCGGCGCGTCCGGTTCAG CCGCGAGAGGTTTGCAGAGCTGAATGCAAAGCTGTGGTGGGAGGAGAACAAGGAGAGGATACAGGCTCAATACCTTTAG